A genomic stretch from Candidatus Eisenbacteria bacterium includes:
- a CDS encoding branched-chain amino acid ABC transporter permease — MLIQLLANGFVMGCSYTLVALGFALIYSTTRTFHFVHGAVYTLAAYLFFTLHNLWHVPLIPAALIVIVFIALFGIGIEEALYRPLVKRGSSQLIQMLSSLGLYIVLVNVVAMLYGNETKVLNPGIQATHTIGGVILTQIQVWTVVASVVLFALVAALLRFSRLGKLIRALRDDPELVSAIGVSPRCLRWSVLALGSALAAVAAMLIGSDVGIDPNIGMAAILNGAVAVIIGGVGIFEGAAIGGVAIGLLQSLAVWKFSARWQDMVTFVLLVTFLFSRPQGIFGSQRRAEEMAK; from the coding sequence ATGCTCATTCAACTGCTGGCCAACGGCTTCGTCATGGGGTGCTCCTATACACTGGTCGCTCTCGGCTTCGCTCTAATCTACAGCACGACTAGAACATTCCATTTCGTTCACGGTGCCGTTTACACTCTAGCCGCCTACCTATTTTTCACGCTTCACAATCTTTGGCACGTACCACTGATACCCGCGGCCCTGATAGTCATCGTTTTTATCGCTCTGTTTGGGATCGGGATTGAGGAGGCGCTCTATCGGCCGCTGGTCAAGCGCGGTTCCTCGCAACTGATTCAGATGCTAAGTTCGCTCGGTTTGTACATCGTGCTGGTCAATGTTGTTGCGATGCTCTACGGGAATGAGACCAAGGTATTGAACCCCGGGATCCAGGCAACCCACACTATCGGCGGCGTGATTCTCACTCAGATTCAAGTGTGGACCGTGGTCGCTTCTGTAGTGCTTTTTGCTCTGGTCGCAGCGCTGCTACGTTTCTCTCGGTTGGGTAAACTTATTAGGGCGCTGCGCGACGATCCAGAGCTGGTTTCCGCAATAGGTGTGAGTCCTCGGTGCCTGCGCTGGAGCGTCTTAGCGCTCGGCTCAGCCCTGGCCGCGGTGGCTGCAATGCTCATCGGGTCAGATGTCGGGATTGATCCAAATATCGGCATGGCGGCAATCCTGAATGGCGCCGTGGCGGTGATTATCGGCGGAGTGGGTATCTTTGAAGGCGCTGCAATCGGGGGGGTGGCGATCGGTTTGTTGCAGAGTCTCGCGGTCTGGAAGTTCTCGGCTCGCTGGCAGGACATGGTGACCTTCGTGCTGCTTGTCACCTTCCTCTTCTCTCGACCCCAGGGTATCTTCGGCAGCCAGCGTCGGGCGGAAGAGATGGCGAAATGA
- a CDS encoding response regulator, which yields MKLLIVDDVQEYLNSLSRALKSEYETITAASFEEAKQKMSAEINLALVDVRLSEEDPANRDGILLLGWLHERFPNVPVVMMSAYRDWDAATDAVNLGAVHYLKKPINLQELKEVIRTHAK from the coding sequence ATGAAACTGCTCATTGTGGACGACGTCCAAGAATATCTGAATTCGCTCTCACGCGCACTCAAGAGCGAATACGAAACCATCACGGCTGCAAGTTTTGAGGAAGCTAAACAGAAGATGAGTGCGGAGATCAATCTTGCATTGGTTGACGTGCGTCTTTCGGAGGAGGACCCCGCTAATCGCGACGGCATCTTACTGCTTGGTTGGCTGCATGAGCGATTTCCTAATGTCCCGGTGGTAATGATGAGTGCCTATCGTGACTGGGATGCTGCTACTGATGCTGTGAATCTTGGTGCCGTTCACTACTTGAAGAAGCCGATCAACCTCCAGGAATTGAAGGAAGTCATCCGTACACACGCGAAGTAA